A window of the Fusobacterium periodonticum ATCC 33693 genome harbors these coding sequences:
- a CDS encoding toxin-antitoxin system YwqK family antitoxin, translated as MRIKKISFLLILLFSFNLLAANSKNIFNASKFNVSKKSFLNGPIKTYYKNGKLKSKEYYVNNRKSGIWQYYHENGKLKSEVIFNVLSQDEEAVVKTYDEKGIIISSGKVVNSEMVGVWTYYDEMGRKLNTYDLTKGIVTTYSEKGKVILQVSEKDLLNRLEEIMVEVKNDRTRANEEKN; from the coding sequence ATGAGAATAAAAAAAATATCTTTTTTATTAATTTTACTTTTTAGTTTTAATCTTCTAGCGGCTAACAGTAAAAATATATTTAATGCTTCAAAATTCAATGTATCAAAAAAAAGTTTTTTAAATGGTCCTATAAAAACTTATTACAAAAATGGAAAGTTAAAGTCAAAAGAGTACTATGTGAACAATAGGAAATCTGGAATATGGCAATATTATCATGAAAATGGAAAGCTAAAATCTGAAGTAATATTTAATGTTTTATCTCAAGATGAAGAAGCTGTTGTTAAGACTTATGATGAAAAAGGAATTATCATAAGCTCAGGTAAGGTTGTAAATAGTGAGATGGTTGGAGTTTGGACTTATTATGATGAGATGGGTAGAAAATTAAATACCTATGATTTAACAAAGGGAATAGTAACTACCTACAGTGAAAAAGGAAAAGTAATTCTTCAAGTATCTGAAAAAGATTTACTTAATCGTTTAGAAGAAATAATGGTGGAGGTGAAAAATGACAGAACTAGAGCTAATGAGGAAAAAAATTGA
- a CDS encoding chorismate mutase, which yields MTELELMRKKIDEIDEKLLVLFKERLEVSKQIGILKKKYKMNIFDPEREKQIISEATKDMSTNEKKYTESFLHNLMDISKEVQSK from the coding sequence ATGACAGAACTAGAGCTAATGAGGAAAAAAATTGATGAAATTGATGAAAAGCTTTTAGTTTTGTTTAAAGAAAGATTAGAGGTTTCAAAACAAATTGGCATATTAAAGAAAAAATATAAGATGAATATTTTTGACCCAGAAAGAGAAAAGCAAATAATATCAGAGGCAACAAAAGATATGTCTACCAATGAAAAAAAATATACAGAAAGTTTCTTACACAATTTGATGGATATAAGTAAGGAGGTTCAATCAAAATGA
- a CDS encoding McrB family protein, with product MENKKEKGFLLGWNPDSKEWHWDYEKVYSEIKNGKKPIVEWTIQERKELKVGMEVFVIKLGTVPKGIIAHGYIIEILYKHKIKIKFDSIQNANDEKEIISLTELKNKFKPRAWDSQGDAIGSYIGETILPELKEMWSKLINGDENTENLNRGDEKETMKKEFDKNIIFYGPPGTGKTYTTAKRAVAICDKIAEEDLTDYAEVMKKYNELKKKNRIKFITFHQSYGYEEFIEGIKPIVSNEDDESNSENSQEIKYEIVDGIFKKFCDKARKAQDKENNEYVFIIDEINRGNISKIFGELITLIETTKRAGKEECISTKLPYSNEEFTVPDNVYIIGTMNTADRSIALMDTALRRRFKFEEMLPNYDLLKNIFVEDEGVKVNIGAMLKAINERIEYLYDREHTIGHAVFLELKENNNIDKLENIFKKSVIPLLQEYFYEDYDKIRLILGDNAKDEDEQFIFAESIKPKDVFEGDIGDIDIPEKKYIIKYENFRNIMAYKNISKKLSDE from the coding sequence ATGGAAAACAAAAAAGAAAAAGGATTCTTATTAGGTTGGAATCCTGATAGTAAGGAATGGCATTGGGATTATGAAAAGGTTTACTCAGAAATTAAAAATGGCAAAAAACCTATAGTTGAATGGACTATACAAGAAAGAAAAGAGCTCAAAGTTGGGATGGAAGTTTTCGTTATAAAATTAGGAACGGTACCAAAAGGTATCATTGCACATGGCTATATAATAGAAATACTATATAAACATAAAATAAAAATTAAATTTGATAGTATTCAAAATGCTAATGATGAAAAAGAAATAATTAGCCTAACAGAATTAAAAAATAAATTTAAACCTAGAGCATGGGATTCACAAGGAGATGCGATAGGTTCATATATAGGTGAAACAATATTGCCAGAACTAAAAGAAATGTGGAGTAAGCTAATAAATGGAGATGAAAATACTGAAAATTTAAATAGGGGAGATGAAAAAGAAACTATGAAAAAAGAATTTGATAAAAATATAATTTTTTATGGACCTCCTGGAACAGGAAAAACATATACAACAGCAAAAAGAGCAGTTGCAATTTGTGATAAAATAGCTGAAGAAGATTTGACAGATTATGCTGAAGTAATGAAAAAATATAATGAACTAAAGAAAAAAAATAGAATTAAATTTATCACTTTTCATCAATCTTATGGCTATGAAGAATTCATTGAAGGAATAAAACCTATTGTTTCAAATGAAGATGATGAATCAAATAGTGAAAATAGTCAAGAAATAAAATATGAAATTGTAGATGGAATATTTAAAAAATTTTGTGACAAAGCAAGAAAAGCACAAGATAAAGAAAATAACGAATATGTTTTCATTATTGATGAAATCAATAGAGGAAATATCTCAAAAATATTTGGAGAATTAATAACATTAATAGAAACTACTAAAAGAGCCGGAAAAGAAGAATGTATTTCTACAAAATTACCATATTCAAATGAAGAATTTACAGTTCCTGACAATGTTTATATAATAGGAACAATGAATACAGCTGATAGATCTATTGCCTTAATGGATACAGCCTTAAGAAGAAGATTTAAATTTGAAGAAATGTTACCTAATTATGATTTACTAAAAAATATTTTTGTTGAAGATGAAGGGGTAAAAGTAAATATTGGTGCTATGTTAAAAGCCATCAACGAAAGAATAGAATATCTTTATGATAGAGAACATACAATAGGACATGCAGTATTCTTAGAATTGAAGGAAAATAATAACATAGATAAACTAGAAAATATATTTAAGAAATCAGTTATTCCTTTGTTACAAGAATATTTCTATGAAGATTATGATAAAATTAGACTTATTTTAGGAGATAATGCAAAAGATGAAGATGAACAGTTCATTTTTGCTGAATCTATTAAACCTAAAGATGTTTTTGAAGGTGATATAGGAGATATAGATATTCCAGAGAAAAAATATATTATAAAGTATGAAAATTTTAGAAATATTATGGCTTATAAAAATATTTCAAAGAAATTAAGTGATGAGTAA
- a CDS encoding HAD-IIA family hydrolase → MKTYLIDLDGTMYSGNTNIDGAREFIEYLQEKGLPYIFLTNNATRTKTQAKEHMLNLGFKNIKEDNFFTSAIATAKFIAKNYSERKCFMIGESGLEEALKEENFIFVEDKADFVVVGLDRKANYAKYSEALHHILAGAKFIATNSDRLLANNGTFDLGNGATVNMLEYASGVEAIKVGKPYQTILNILLEDKNLKKEDIILLGDNLETDIKLGYEGNIETIMVCSGVHDENDIERLKVYPTKVIKNLRELIKD, encoded by the coding sequence ATGAAAACATATCTTATAGATTTAGATGGAACAATGTATAGTGGAAATACAAATATTGATGGAGCTAGAGAATTTATAGAATATTTACAAGAAAAAGGCTTGCCCTATATATTTTTAACAAATAATGCAACAAGAACTAAAACTCAAGCTAAGGAGCATATGTTAAATTTAGGCTTTAAAAATATAAAAGAAGATAATTTCTTTACATCTGCAATAGCTACTGCTAAATTTATTGCTAAAAATTATTCTGAAAGAAAATGCTTTATGATAGGTGAAAGTGGCTTAGAAGAAGCTTTAAAAGAAGAAAACTTTATTTTTGTTGAAGATAAAGCTGACTTTGTTGTTGTAGGCTTAGATAGAAAGGCAAATTATGCTAAATATAGTGAAGCACTACATCATATTCTAGCTGGTGCTAAATTTATTGCAACTAACTCTGATAGACTACTTGCAAATAATGGAACTTTTGATTTAGGTAATGGTGCAACAGTAAATATGCTTGAATATGCTTCAGGAGTTGAAGCTATAAAAGTTGGTAAACCTTATCAAACAATATTAAATATTCTTTTAGAAGATAAGAACTTAAAAAAGGAAGATATAATCTTATTAGGTGATAATTTAGAAACTGATATTAAACTTGGTTATGAGGGAAATATTGAAACTATAATGGTTTGCTCAGGTGTACATGATGAGAATGATATTGAAAGATTAAAAGTTTATCCAACTAAGGTTATTAAAAATCTAAGAGAATTAATAAAAGACTAA
- a CDS encoding McrC family protein, translated as MNKIIQLKEFQNIISKKDYENEGNKYLPEKDFKELISFIEEFVGSEEETDVMDFMKVYKTKDRNLGTVVKVNNYVGLIQLKSGYKIEILPKIDFTDDEENNKTKAIFLKMLKSLKDFSGKNFKNADLKISKMNLYEIFINMYLNDVRTLVKNGLKSTYVTKEDNIKFYKGKLQVSQHIKMNLAHKEKFYMAYDEFLVDRAENRLVKATLLKLQKLTSSSQNSKEIRQLLIAFELVETSTNYEKDFSKISIDRNTKDYANLMRWSKVFLFNKSFTSFSGKVSSRAILFPMEKIFESYVAQQVRKKFLPDNWEVSIQDKGYHLFDEKNEKNSRPIFSLRPDIVLRKENEIVILDTKWKRLIPESRKNYGISSVDMYQMYAYAKKYEENGIIPEIYVIYPKTKDMIETKYFESNDGVKVNIFFIDLANIQESLDELKNMIE; from the coding sequence ATGAATAAAATTATTCAGTTAAAGGAATTTCAAAATATTATCTCTAAGAAAGATTATGAGAATGAAGGAAATAAGTATCTACCAGAAAAAGACTTTAAAGAATTAATTAGTTTTATAGAAGAATTTGTTGGTTCAGAAGAAGAAACAGATGTAATGGACTTTATGAAAGTATATAAAACTAAAGATAGAAATCTTGGAACAGTAGTAAAAGTTAATAATTATGTAGGTTTAATCCAGCTTAAAAGTGGATATAAAATAGAAATACTACCGAAGATAGATTTTACTGATGATGAAGAAAATAATAAAACAAAAGCAATTTTTCTAAAGATGTTAAAAAGCTTGAAGGATTTTTCAGGTAAAAATTTTAAAAATGCAGATTTAAAAATTAGTAAAATGAATCTGTATGAAATCTTTATTAATATGTACTTAAATGATGTTAGAACTCTTGTGAAAAATGGTTTAAAATCAACTTATGTAACAAAAGAAGATAATATAAAATTCTATAAAGGAAAGTTACAAGTAAGTCAACATATAAAAATGAATTTAGCACATAAGGAAAAATTCTATATGGCTTATGATGAATTTTTAGTTGATAGAGCTGAAAATAGATTGGTAAAAGCTACATTATTAAAACTACAAAAATTAACAAGCAGTTCTCAAAATTCTAAAGAAATAAGACAACTTCTTATAGCTTTTGAATTGGTGGAGACATCGACTAATTATGAAAAAGATTTCTCTAAAATTTCTATAGATAGAAACACAAAAGACTATGCAAATTTAATGAGATGGTCTAAAGTTTTTCTATTTAATAAAAGTTTTACAAGTTTTTCAGGTAAAGTTTCATCAAGAGCTATACTTTTTCCAATGGAAAAAATTTTTGAAAGCTATGTAGCCCAACAAGTTAGGAAAAAATTTTTGCCAGATAATTGGGAAGTATCAATTCAAGATAAGGGATATCATTTATTTGATGAAAAAAACGAGAAAAATTCAAGACCTATATTTAGTTTAAGACCAGATATTGTACTAAGGAAAGAGAATGAAATTGTTATCTTAGATACAAAATGGAAAAGACTCATACCTGAGAGTAGGAAAAATTATGGAATTTCTTCAGTGGATATGTACCAAATGTATGCCTATGCAAAAAAATATGAAGAAAATGGGATTATCCCAGAAATATATGTGATTTATCCTAAAACTAAAGATATGATAGAAACTAAATATTTTGAAAGTAATGATGGAGTTAAAGTAAATATATTTTTCATTGATTTAGCTAATATTCAAGAAAGTTTAGATGAACTAAAAAATATGATTGAATAA
- a CDS encoding shikimate dehydrogenase family protein, whose translation MRKFGLLGKKLSHSLSPLLHKTFFEDIGLKDEYKLYEVDETEIDNFKNYMLENSIEGVNITVPYKKTFLDKLDFISDEAKEIGAINLLYIKDNKFYGDNTDYYGFKCTLTKNDIDVKNKKIAIIGKGGASASVYKVLKDMGAEDITFYFRKDKLSEIEFPEDMVGDIIINTTPVGMYPNIEDNIVDEKILKNFEIAIDLIYNPLETKFLKIARENGLKTINGVDMLIEQALKTDEILYDIVLSNQLREKIIKKIIKRVKEFYEDNGN comes from the coding sequence ATGAGAAAATTTGGACTTCTAGGTAAAAAACTTTCTCATTCACTGTCTCCATTGTTACATAAAACTTTTTTTGAAGATATAGGACTTAAAGATGAATACAAGTTATATGAAGTTGATGAAACTGAAATAGATAATTTTAAAAACTATATGCTTGAAAATTCTATTGAGGGTGTAAATATAACAGTTCCTTATAAAAAAACATTTTTAGATAAACTAGATTTTATAAGTGATGAAGCTAAAGAAATTGGAGCTATAAATCTTCTCTATATAAAAGATAATAAATTTTATGGAGATAACACTGATTACTATGGTTTTAAATGCACACTGACAAAAAATGATATAGATGTAAAAAATAAAAAAATAGCTATTATTGGAAAAGGTGGAGCAAGTGCCAGTGTGTATAAGGTGTTAAAAGATATGGGAGCAGAAGATATAACTTTTTATTTTAGAAAAGACAAATTAAGTGAAATAGAATTTCCAGAAGATATGGTAGGAGATATAATAATTAATACAACTCCTGTTGGAATGTATCCTAATATTGAAGACAATATTGTAGATGAAAAAATTTTAAAGAATTTTGAAATAGCAATAGATTTAATTTACAATCCTTTGGAAACAAAATTTTTGAAAATTGCAAGAGAAAATGGATTAAAAACTATAAATGGTGTAGATATGTTAATTGAACAGGCTTTAAAGACTGATGAAATTCTGTATGATATTGTCTTATCAAATCAACTTAGAGAAAAAATAATTAAAAAAATAATAAAGAGGGTTAAAGAGTTTTATGAAGATAATGGTAATTAA
- the aroQ gene encoding type II 3-dehydroquinate dehydratase, translating to MKIMVINGPNLNMLGIREKNIYGTFTYDDLCKYIETYPNYKERDIDFTFLQTNHEGEIVDYIHKAYTEKYDGIVLNAGGYTHTSVAIHDAIKAVSIPTVEVHISNIHAREEFRKVCVTSPACVGQITGLGKLGYVLAVVYLTEERKK from the coding sequence ATGAAGATAATGGTAATTAATGGACCTAACTTAAATATGTTAGGTATAAGAGAGAAAAATATCTATGGCACTTTCACTTATGATGATTTATGTAAGTATATAGAAACTTATCCAAACTATAAGGAGAGAGATATTGACTTTACATTTTTACAAACTAATCATGAAGGTGAAATAGTTGATTACATACATAAGGCTTATACAGAAAAATATGATGGTATTGTTTTAAATGCAGGGGGCTATACTCATACATCAGTTGCTATACATGATGCAATAAAGGCAGTTAGTATTCCCACTGTGGAGGTGCATATCTCAAATATTCATGCTAGAGAAGAATTTAGAAAAGTTTGTGTAACTTCTCCTGCCTGTGTTGGACAGATAACAGGACTAGGAAAGTTAGGCTATGTTTTAGCAGTTGTATATTTAACAGAAGAAAGGAAAAAATAA
- a CDS encoding DUF896 domain-containing protein: protein MEMKDIIAKINYYAKLSKERKLTEEETKDREIYRRMYLDQFKAQVKKHLDNIEIVDEKDFKN, encoded by the coding sequence ATGGAAATGAAAGATATAATAGCAAAGATTAATTACTATGCTAAATTAAGTAAGGAAAGAAAACTTACTGAAGAAGAAACAAAAGATAGAGAAATATATAGGAGAATGTATTTAGATCAGTTTAAAGCACAGGTTAAAAAACATTTAGATAATATAGAAATTGTTGACGAAAAAGATTTTAAAAACTAG
- a CDS encoding exodeoxyribonuclease III: protein MKLISWNVNGIRAAIKKGFLDYFNEQNADIFCLQETKLSAGQLDLELKGYHQYWNYAEKKGYSGTAIFTKEEPLSVSYGLGIEEHDKEGRVITLEFEKFYMITVYTPNSKDELQRLDYRMVWEDEFRKYLKNLEKKKPVVVCGDLNVAHKEIDLKNPKTNRRNAGFTDEERGKFTELLESGFTDTFRYFYPDLEHAYSWWSYRANARKNNTGWRIDYFIVSKALDKYLVDAEIHAQTEGSDHCPVVLFLDFKK, encoded by the coding sequence ATGAAATTAATATCTTGGAATGTAAATGGAATCAGAGCAGCAATAAAGAAAGGTTTTTTAGATTATTTTAATGAACAAAATGCTGACATATTCTGTTTACAAGAAACAAAATTGAGTGCAGGGCAGTTAGATTTAGAATTAAAAGGTTATCATCAATATTGGAACTATGCTGAAAAGAAAGGTTATTCAGGAACAGCAATTTTTACTAAGGAAGAGCCTTTATCAGTTAGTTATGGTCTAGGTATAGAAGAGCATGACAAGGAAGGGAGAGTTATTACTCTTGAATTTGAAAAATTCTATATGATAACAGTTTATACTCCTAACTCTAAAGATGAACTTCAAAGATTAGATTATAGAATGGTATGGGAAGATGAATTTAGAAAGTACCTAAAAAATTTAGAAAAGAAGAAACCTGTGGTTGTTTGTGGAGACTTAAATGTTGCTCATAAAGAAATAGATTTGAAAAATCCAAAAACTAATAGAAGAAATGCAGGATTTACTGATGAAGAAAGAGGTAAGTTTACTGAACTTTTAGAAAGTGGGTTTACTGATACATTTAGATATTTTTATCCTGACTTAGAGCATGCATACTCTTGGTGGTCATATAGAGCAAATGCAAGAAAAAATAATACAGGGTGGAGAATAGATTATTTTATTGTATCTAAAGCTCTTGATAAATATTTAGTAGATGCAGAAATTCATGCACAAACAGAAGGATCAGACCATTGCCCAGTGGTGCTATTCTTAGATTTTAAAAAATAA
- a CDS encoding toxin-antitoxin system YwqK family antitoxin, with protein sequence MKKSFIVLFLLTSVLAFSEANIKKVPYESMIKTDNDIAYLSGEKTPFTGLVEKKTKDGKLEAVITLKDGKLDGKTFTYYLNGKVQTEETFKNSLLDGIVKKYSENGVLQYEANYKNGKREGLEKIYYPNGKLEKEISYKDNKLNGLSKAFSDKGILLTEANFLDGQPNGITKEYHSNGQLKTEQTFLVGSLNGPAKLYDEKGKLRLSTNYKNDVLDGMSIGYQEDGKISQEVPYQYNQMNGLVKIYKDGKLEYETYYVNDKRNGLSKKYYPSGKLFSEVNFKDDKEIGIMKAYYESGKLQGEIPYKDGLIDGTVKFYHENGKLNEETVFKNGKKNGTLKLYDENGKLERQANFVDDKQIN encoded by the coding sequence ATGAAAAAATCTTTTATAGTTTTATTTTTATTAACTTCTGTTCTAGCTTTTTCAGAAGCAAATATAAAAAAAGTTCCTTATGAAAGTATGATAAAAACTGACAATGATATAGCTTATCTTTCAGGTGAAAAAACTCCTTTTACTGGATTAGTTGAAAAGAAAACAAAAGATGGTAAACTTGAGGCTGTTATTACTTTAAAAGATGGTAAATTAGATGGTAAAACTTTTACATATTATCTTAATGGAAAGGTACAAACAGAAGAGACTTTTAAAAATTCTTTGCTTGATGGAATTGTAAAAAAATATTCTGAAAATGGAGTTTTACAATATGAGGCAAATTACAAGAATGGTAAAAGAGAAGGTTTAGAAAAAATTTATTATCCTAATGGTAAATTAGAAAAAGAAATTTCTTATAAAGACAATAAATTAAATGGTTTATCAAAAGCTTTTTCTGATAAGGGTATTTTACTAACTGAGGCAAATTTTTTAGATGGGCAACCTAATGGAATTACAAAAGAATATCATTCTAATGGGCAATTAAAAACTGAGCAAACTTTCTTAGTAGGTTCTTTAAATGGACCAGCAAAACTCTATGATGAAAAGGGTAAATTAAGACTTAGTACTAATTATAAAAATGATGTTTTAGATGGTATGTCAATTGGATATCAAGAAGATGGTAAAATTTCACAAGAAGTTCCATATCAATATAACCAAATGAATGGTCTTGTTAAAATATATAAAGATGGTAAATTAGAATATGAAACTTACTATGTTAATGATAAAAGAAATGGTTTATCTAAAAAATATTATCCTAGTGGAAAATTATTTTCTGAAGTTAATTTTAAAGATGACAAAGAAATAGGAATAATGAAAGCTTACTATGAAAGTGGTAAATTACAAGGAGAAATTCCTTATAAAGATGGGCTTATAGATGGCACAGTTAAATTTTATCATGAAAATGGTAAACTAAATGAAGAAACTGTTTTTAAAAATGGTAAGAAAAATGGAACTTTAAAACTTTATGATGAAAATGGTAAATTGGAAAGACAAGCTAATTTTGTAGATGATAAACAAATAAACTAA
- a CDS encoding BspA family leucine-rich repeat surface protein: MKKLFLLLFMLILSISVSSKVKYHPKTKDELKELIENESIYLGDIDTSAITDMSYLFIREVNKIDACRIAYEYITTKRKNFLGIGKWDTSNVTDMEGLFYKMKDFNFRK, encoded by the coding sequence ATGAAAAAGCTATTTTTGCTATTATTCATGTTAATATTATCAATATCTGTAAGTTCAAAAGTTAAATACCATCCAAAAACAAAAGACGAACTTAAAGAGTTGATTGAAAATGAAAGCATTTATCTTGGAGATATAGATACATCAGCTATTACAGATATGTCTTATCTATTTATAAGAGAAGTAAATAAAATAGATGCCTGTAGGATAGCCTATGAGTATATAACTACAAAAAGAAAAAACTTTTTAGGTATAGGGAAATGGGATACTTCAAATGTAACTGATATGGAAGGACTATTCTATAAAATGAAAGATTTTAACTTTAGAAAATAG
- a CDS encoding FtsW/RodA/SpoVE family cell cycle protein has translation MRRKINFNNRATDQVAIHNKINEINKEREEEKKRKYIISKRKSSIIAFFFILVLIGALNFISSISRFDNAKVVDKAIKQLSILGLSLTIFTFMCTKKFGGFFNKIVRGKGFRAFFILGSLAIFMIIAFGPSSIFPTVNGGKGWIRLGPLSLQIPELLKVPFVITIAGIFARGKDTKEKISYAKNLKVAIFYTLIFAVTITAALHDMGTAIHYVMIAAFMIFLTDIPNKVLYPIFFSLIVAIPISFPVLLKIFSGYKQHRIKVYLEGILHNNYDRVDNYQVYQSLIAFGTGGIFGKGMGNGVQKYNYIPEVETDFAIANLAEETGFVGMFIVLFLFFTLFVLIMNVAVKSKNFFYQYLVSGIAGYIITQVIINIGVAIGLIPVFGIPLPFISAGGSSILALSLSMGYVIYINDSHTTD, from the coding sequence ATGAGAAGAAAAATAAATTTTAACAATAGGGCTACTGATCAAGTAGCTATTCACAATAAAATTAATGAGATAAATAAAGAAAGAGAAGAAGAAAAAAAAAGAAAATATATTATCAGTAAAAGAAAAAGTAGTATCATTGCCTTTTTTTTCATTCTTGTACTAATAGGAGCTCTAAATTTTATAAGTTCGATATCTAGATTTGATAATGCTAAAGTTGTAGATAAAGCTATAAAACAATTATCTATTTTAGGACTTTCTCTTACAATTTTTACTTTTATGTGCACAAAAAAATTTGGAGGCTTTTTTAATAAAATAGTAAGAGGTAAGGGCTTTAGAGCTTTTTTCATCCTTGGTAGTCTCGCAATTTTTATGATTATTGCTTTTGGACCTAGTAGTATATTTCCAACAGTAAATGGTGGTAAGGGGTGGATTAGATTAGGACCATTAAGTTTACAAATACCAGAACTTTTAAAAGTTCCTTTTGTTATAACTATAGCTGGTATATTTGCAAGAGGTAAGGACACTAAAGAAAAAATTTCCTATGCTAAGAATCTTAAAGTAGCAATTTTTTATACTTTAATTTTTGCTGTAACTATTACTGCTGCATTACACGATATGGGAACAGCTATACACTATGTTATGATAGCAGCTTTTATGATATTTTTAACAGATATCCCTAATAAAGTTCTATATCCTATTTTCTTTAGTTTGATTGTTGCTATACCTATATCTTTTCCGGTGTTATTAAAGATTTTTTCAGGTTATAAGCAACATAGAATAAAGGTATATTTAGAAGGAATTCTTCATAATAATTATGATAGAGTTGATAATTATCAAGTCTATCAATCACTTATTGCCTTTGGAACAGGTGGTATATTTGGAAAAGGTATGGGAAATGGAGTACAAAAATATAACTATATACCTGAAGTAGAAACAGACTTTGCCATTGCAAACTTAGCTGAAGAAACTGGTTTTGTTGGTATGTTTATAGTTCTATTCTTATTCTTTACTTTATTTGTTTTGATAATGAATGTTGCTGTAAAATCAAAAAATTTCTTCTATCAATATTTAGTTTCAGGAATAGCTGGCTATATAATAACACAGGTTATTATAAATATTGGAGTTGCAATAGGTTTAATCCCAGTCTTTGGTATACCATTACCTTTCATAAGTGCTGGAGGTTCTTCAATACTTGCACTGTCTCTTTCTATGGGATATGTTATATATATTAATGACTCTCATACTACTGATTAA
- a CDS encoding MBL fold metallo-hydrolase has protein sequence MEINIIRGQNQIGGSIIEVSSKSTKIILDIGSNLEDKEIVVPEIDGLFKGKAKYDGVLISHYHSDHVGLATRILPEIQIYMGEKSYEIYKVSNEYMGKEYLKEPKIFKAEEEFFIGDIKITPYLCDHSAFDSYMFLLDCEGKRMLYTGDFRSNGRKSFEPLLRKLPKVDVLITEGTNLSNNKIGKINLTEKELEKKGIELLEGNDRPVFVLMAATNIDRIVTFYKIANATKRLFLLDTYAGLITDTIGGNIPNPGTFSNVRMFLTNQNKYEILENYKKNKIGRKGIVNSNFMMCVRSSMKQYLENYPEGFSFEGCTMFYSMWEGYKKEKNMKEFLEFMEEKGVKIISLHTSGHAEEKDFDKLIKKVEPKIIIPVHTENSEWFKRYQNCEVICDKNIIKI, from the coding sequence ATGGAGATAAATATAATTCGTGGACAAAATCAAATAGGTGGTTCTATAATAGAGGTTTCATCTAAAAGTACAAAAATTATTTTGGATATAGGTAGCAACTTAGAGGATAAGGAAATAGTAGTTCCAGAAATTGATGGACTTTTTAAAGGAAAGGCTAAGTATGATGGAGTTCTAATTAGCCATTATCACAGTGATCATGTAGGCTTAGCAACAAGAATTCTTCCTGAGATACAAATATATATGGGAGAAAAAAGCTATGAAATATATAAGGTTTCAAATGAATATATGGGAAAGGAATATTTAAAAGAGCCTAAAATTTTTAAAGCAGAAGAAGAGTTTTTTATAGGAGATATAAAAATTACACCCTATCTTTGTGACCATTCTGCTTTTGATTCTTATATGTTTTTATTGGACTGTGAGGGGAAAAGGATGTTATACACAGGCGATTTTCGTTCTAATGGAAGAAAATCCTTTGAGCCACTATTGAGAAAATTACCAAAAGTAGATGTCCTTATAACAGAGGGGACTAATCTTTCAAATAACAAAATAGGAAAAATAAATTTAACTGAAAAAGAACTTGAAAAAAAGGGAATAGAACTTTTAGAAGGAAATGATAGACCTGTATTTGTATTAATGGCAGCAACTAATATAGATAGAATAGTTACATTCTATAAGATTGCAAATGCAACTAAAAGACTATTTCTACTAGACACTTATGCAGGACTAATTACAGATACTATAGGTGGAAATATCCCTAATCCTGGAACATTTTCTAATGTAAGAATGTTCCTAACAAATCAAAACAAATATGAAATTTTAGAAAATTACAAAAAAAATAAAATTGGTAGAAAAGGAATAGTAAATAGCAATTTTATGATGTGTGTTAGATCTTCAATGAAACAGTATTTAGAAAATTATCCAGAAGGATTTTCCTTTGAAGGTTGTACAATGTTCTATTCAATGTGGGAAGGTTATAAAAAAGAAAAAAATATGAAAGAATTTTTAGAATTCATGGAAGAAAAAGGAGTAAAGATTATATCCTTACACACAAGTGGACATGCAGAGGAAAAAGATTTTGATAAATTAATTAAAAAAGTTGAACCTAAAATTATAATTCCAGTTCATACAGAGAATTCTGAATGGTTCAAAAGATATCAAAATTGTGAAGTTATTTGTGATAAAAATATAATTAAAATATAA